A genomic window from Lujinxingia sediminis includes:
- a CDS encoding M15 family metallopeptidase: protein MFFDNLVSPRPTRHRAEHLLLVASLTASALLTFAGCASAQLSPSTLGAEQSTGASSSANSARSGPGVCPPAPLSELGGCTRITGDLIIENIRESALPDLGSIERVEGSLIVRQSFLLNHLEGLRNLEAVGADVMLVGLPGLATLEGLSKLRVIGGELHMVEVGVDACRVAAFIRDQRERGYQGPAHIMGVDPSPACQVDFESPELAGPATALSDADAEPRLPPNPSLPPITLPDYGEIRGGNHLQTIHPEIALRARLLYALLQHEGIEVVFISGHRSWSPPGGRRLASWHHVGMAFDLNLTHRATMSEANRHYEADRNQWERIGELAEGLGIIWGARYDDIFHFEWHPGHHARMRQQEFDAFRELAGQDLGNYRQGWSLYKDDLQNVDETPPCLGGCYIPPDKGLSELLESLR from the coding sequence ATGTTTTTTGATAACCTCGTATCTCCCCGCCCTACACGACATCGCGCCGAGCACCTGCTCCTGGTCGCTTCGCTCACCGCCTCCGCCCTCCTCACCTTCGCCGGATGCGCGAGCGCCCAGCTTTCCCCCTCGACCCTGGGTGCCGAACAATCCACCGGAGCTTCGAGCAGCGCCAACAGCGCACGCTCCGGCCCCGGCGTATGCCCGCCCGCCCCGCTCAGCGAACTTGGGGGGTGCACACGGATCACCGGCGACCTGATCATCGAGAACATCCGGGAGTCGGCGCTCCCCGACCTCGGGAGCATCGAGCGAGTCGAGGGCAGTCTCATCGTCCGGCAGAGTTTTTTGCTCAACCACCTCGAGGGACTTCGCAACCTGGAGGCGGTCGGCGCTGACGTGATGCTGGTAGGGCTCCCCGGCCTTGCCACTCTCGAGGGCTTGAGCAAGCTGCGCGTCATCGGCGGAGAGCTGCACATGGTAGAGGTTGGCGTGGATGCTTGCCGGGTTGCAGCGTTCATTCGCGACCAGCGCGAGCGCGGCTACCAGGGCCCCGCCCACATCATGGGCGTCGACCCCTCCCCCGCCTGCCAGGTCGACTTCGAGAGTCCGGAGCTCGCCGGACCCGCCACAGCCCTCTCGGATGCCGACGCCGAACCGCGGCTTCCCCCCAACCCCTCGCTTCCGCCCATCACCCTGCCCGACTACGGCGAGATCCGCGGCGGAAACCACCTTCAGACCATCCACCCCGAGATCGCCCTTCGCGCTCGCCTCTTATACGCGCTCCTTCAGCATGAGGGCATTGAGGTGGTGTTCATCTCCGGCCACCGCAGCTGGAGTCCTCCCGGCGGGCGGCGTCTGGCCAGCTGGCATCACGTCGGCATGGCCTTCGACCTCAACCTCACCCACCGCGCCACCATGAGCGAGGCCAACCGCCACTACGAGGCCGACCGCAACCAGTGGGAGCGCATCGGTGAGTTGGCCGAAGGACTCGGGATCATCTGGGGGGCGCGCTACGACGACATCTTTCACTTCGAGTGGCACCCCGGCCATCACGCCCGCATGCGGCAGCAAGAGTTCGACGCATTTCGCGAGCTCGCCGGTCAAGACCTGGGCAACTACCGCCAGGGCTGGTCACTCTACAAAGATGATCTTCAGAACGTCGACGAAACCCCTCCCTGTCTGGGCGGTTGCTATATCCCGCCGGACAAAGGCTTAAGCGAACTTCTTGAATCGCTGCGCTAG
- a CDS encoding fasciclin domain-containing protein, with translation MNKTLKLLVLFVLGAFIIACGDDDDDPDTIDDVGVENDAGDDADVEEDTGGEDDAGEDTDVEDDTGDNNDLNIVETAQANEDFSLLVEAVVRAGLDDDLAAEGPFTVFAPTNAAFEAADLDSEAIQAMDPVDLAAVLTYHVIDGEVLAANVSAGAVATLNGAPALIEDADGLTYATAPISATDVIATNGVIHVIDEVVFPPELNAAETATQSGNFTGLLAAVAAAELGETVATGGPFTVFAPADPAFDGINLDDYSTAELADILTFHVVPGYVSSFDLVSGNVATVNGAEAEVVVDGATVTYEGAAVTSVNILSSNAIIHVIDSVVLPPAE, from the coding sequence ATGAACAAGACTCTGAAACTTCTGGTGCTCTTCGTGCTCGGCGCGTTCATCATCGCTTGTGGCGATGATGACGACGATCCCGACACCATCGATGATGTGGGTGTAGAAAACGACGCCGGTGATGACGCCGACGTCGAAGAAGATACCGGCGGCGAAGATGACGCCGGCGAAGACACCGACGTCGAAGATGACACGGGTGACAACAACGATCTCAACATCGTTGAAACCGCTCAGGCCAACGAAGACTTTTCCCTCCTTGTGGAAGCAGTGGTTCGCGCCGGCCTGGATGATGATCTCGCTGCCGAAGGCCCCTTCACTGTCTTTGCGCCGACCAACGCGGCGTTTGAGGCGGCTGACCTCGACTCCGAGGCGATTCAGGCGATGGACCCGGTCGACCTGGCCGCCGTGCTCACCTACCACGTGATCGACGGCGAAGTGCTCGCCGCAAATGTCAGCGCCGGCGCAGTGGCCACCTTGAACGGTGCCCCGGCCCTCATCGAAGATGCCGACGGGCTGACCTACGCCACCGCCCCTATCAGCGCGACGGACGTCATCGCCACCAACGGCGTGATCCACGTGATCGACGAAGTGGTCTTCCCGCCGGAGTTAAACGCCGCTGAGACAGCCACCCAGTCTGGAAACTTCACCGGCCTTCTGGCTGCGGTCGCCGCCGCTGAGCTCGGCGAGACCGTCGCGACCGGCGGTCCCTTCACCGTGTTTGCCCCGGCTGACCCGGCCTTCGACGGCATTAACCTCGACGACTACTCCACCGCAGAGCTCGCCGACATTCTGACTTTCCATGTCGTGCCTGGCTACGTCAGCTCCTTCGACCTGGTCAGCGGCAACGTAGCCACGGTCAACGGTGCCGAAGCCGAAGTCGTGGTCGACGGTGCCACCGTCACCTACGAAGGT